Genomic DNA from Thermovirga sp.:
AGACCTGACGGTTTACCCGCCAATGATCGTGGATTGAGGCGGGCCGTATAGACCAGGATCACGAACCTGGAAAATGATGTGACCGAACTACTGCAAACCGGCGAAGCACATGTGACGGAGATCATCCGCGATGATCACGGGGGGCCCTTGGCCTCCTGCCTGGTCATGCTCTCCGCCCACTACGGCAGGCCCGTCTCGAGGGACACCCTTCTTGCCGGTCTCCCCCTGGAGAATGGATATCTTACCCCTTCGAACCTTCCCAGGGCCGCCGAGAAGGCGGGGCTGGCCGTGCGCTTCGCCAGGAAGCCCCTGAAAGGGCTCAACACTTTGCTTTTCCCTGCCTTGCTCATCCTCAGGGAGCAGCAGGCCTGCCTGGTTATCTCCATGGACCCGAAAGAGGAAACGGTCACCACCCTTTTCCCCGAGGCGGGCGACGGAGAAGTAGTCCTGAAAATCGGCGACCTCGAGGAACGATACACTGGCATGGCCGCCTACGTGAGGCCCCGCTTCAGGCTCGACGAGCGGGCTCCGGAAGACCCCGGCACAAAGAGGGATCACTGGTTCTGGAGCGCCATCAGGGAAAACCGCCACCTCTACAAGGACGTAATAATCGCGTCGGCTTTGAGCAACACCTTCGCCTTGGCCATGCCCCTTTTCGTGATGAACGTCTACAACAGGGTCATTCCCAACAGGGCCCTGGAAAGCCTCTGGGTCCTCACCATCGGCGTTTTCATCATGTTCACGGCCGACTTCGCCCTCAGCCTGGCCAGGAGCCGCCTCGTGGACAAGGGCGCGGCCAGGACCAATATCCGTCTCTCGGGGAGGCTCATGGAGCAGGTGCTCGGCATGCAACTGAAGGAGCGTCCCCCTTCCGTGGGTTCCTTCGCCAGCAGCGTCCAGGGCTACGAATCGGTCAAGAATTTTATTTCCTCCTTCACGGTGACCGCCTATGTGGACCTGCCCTTCGCCATGTTCTTCCTCATCATCATTGGGCTCATCGGCTGGCAGCTCACCCTCCCGATCCTGGTAGGGGGGGCCGTCATCCTTGCCCATGCCGTCTCCATCCAGCGAGAGATGCGTGAACTCTCCGACACCGTTAACAGGGCCAACGCCATTAAGAACGCGACCCTCGTCGAGAGCCTCGTGGGGATTGAATCCCTTAAAAACCTCGGGGCCGAGGGGCACATCCAGGGTCGTTGGGAAAAGGTCGTCGCCTTCCTGGAATCGGCCGGCCTGCGCCTGAGATTCCTCACGGCGTCGGTGGTCAGCGGGACCCAATGGGTCCAGATGTCCGTCTCCGTGGCCGTCATGGTGGTCGGCGTCTACCTGACCATGAGCAATGCCATGACCATGGGCGGGCTTATAGCGGCTTACATCCTCTCTTCCCGCGCCATGGCGCCCATTGCCCGGGCGGCGGCGCTACTGATGCAGTACAACTCGGCCTCGAGGTCGCTGGCGGCCCTGGAGGAGATCATGCAGAAACCCCGGGAGCGGCCC
This window encodes:
- a CDS encoding type I secretion system permease/ATPase; this translates as MENDVTELLQTGEAHVTEIIRDDHGGPLASCLVMLSAHYGRPVSRDTLLAGLPLENGYLTPSNLPRAAEKAGLAVRFARKPLKGLNTLLFPALLILREQQACLVISMDPKEETVTTLFPEAGDGEVVLKIGDLEERYTGMAAYVRPRFRLDERAPEDPGTKRDHWFWSAIRENRHLYKDVIIASALSNTFALAMPLFVMNVYNRVIPNRALESLWVLTIGVFIMFTADFALSLARSRLVDKGAARTNIRLSGRLMEQVLGMQLKERPPSVGSFASSVQGYESVKNFISSFTVTAYVDLPFAMFFLIIIGLIGWQLTLPILVGGAVILAHAVSIQREMRELSDTVNRANAIKNATLVESLVGIESLKNLGAEGHIQGRWEKVVAFLESAGLRLRFLTASVVSGTQWVQMSVSVAVMVVGVYLTMSNAMTMGGLIAAYILSSRAMAPIARAAALLMQYNSASRSLAALEEIMQKPRERPEGASYTGGHVFRGGIEMIDVSFSYPGQERPLLKGVSFRVEPQERVALIGRVGSGKTTLSRLIMGLYQPQSGSILVDGIDIRQIDPAELRRHIGIAPQDAMLFFGSLKNNLLLGNPPVSDVELLNAIRIGGVDSFAHLHPSGLDMPVGERGELLSTGQRQSVLIARAVLKNPAILLMDEPTASMDSATEERVRRNLAAFSQGRTLLVITHKTALLELVDRIIVLEGGRIVADGSKEAVLRALQQGPARDKK